A part of Pseudomonas lutea genomic DNA contains:
- a CDS encoding ArsC family reductase, translated as MAKETHTLHLFGIKACDTMKKARTWLDEKPVNYDFHDYKTQGIDREHLTRWCNEHGWQTVLNRAGTTFRKLDEAQKADLDQDKAIELMLAQPSMIKRPVLDLGDKTLIGFKPELYAAAIA; from the coding sequence ATGGCCAAGGAAACCCACACGTTGCACCTGTTTGGGATCAAGGCGTGCGACACGATGAAAAAGGCCCGCACCTGGCTTGACGAAAAACCGGTGAACTACGATTTCCACGATTACAAAACCCAAGGCATTGACCGCGAGCACCTGACCCGCTGGTGCAACGAGCACGGCTGGCAGACGGTCCTCAACCGCGCCGGCACGACCTTCCGCAAACTGGACGAGGCGCAGAAAGCCGACCTCGACCAGGACAAGGCCATCGAGCTGATGCTCGCTCAGCCTTCGATGATCAAACGGCCGGTGCTGGACCTTGGCGACAAAACCCTGATTGGCTTCAAACCCGAACTGTACGCTGCGGCTATCGCCTGA
- a CDS encoding Na+/H+ antiporter translates to MQTAYTVLILLTLVGLSRLLARLIPLPLPLVQIAAGALLAWPTLGLHVALDPELFLFLFLPPLLFSDGWRMPKRDLWRYRGAILTLAIGLVIFTVVGAGYFIHWLLPSIPLPVAFALAAVLSPTDAVAVSAIAQDRLPAPIMRMLQGEALMNDATGLVTFKFALAAAITGVFSLTDASLNFVLVACGGLAVGVALSWVVGRMRSWMITRGWDDPATHVVFMLLLPFAAYVLAERLELSGILSAVAAGMMQSWVDLLPRQTSTRLLNRSVWTLLEFAFNGLIFLLLGLQLPDIITAVTQHQATLWPTLLWRCLDVLAIFIVLAVLRYIWVRSVWRLMIQIRRWRGRGDGTLDLSTRASLLLTVGGVRGAVTLAGTLSVPMLISAGMAFPERDLLIFIAAGVILLSLVSASIGLPLLLRGMASEPDLRLNREVRDAWKRTAQAAIQTLENEAIPAATDSADAAQAVLAMEVKARIMSEYRHRLEIFNDTAEAQALAFQMDLLEKRMRLNALRAQRLELYRLHRHHQIGDDVLRRVLAELDLNEANLGVAH, encoded by the coding sequence ATGCAAACAGCCTATACCGTCTTGATCCTGCTGACGCTGGTAGGGCTGTCGCGATTGCTGGCGCGGTTGATACCACTGCCGTTACCGCTGGTGCAGATCGCCGCGGGCGCTTTGCTCGCCTGGCCGACGCTGGGGTTGCACGTGGCGCTGGACCCCGAATTGTTTCTCTTTCTGTTCCTGCCGCCCTTGTTGTTTTCCGATGGCTGGCGCATGCCCAAACGCGACCTGTGGCGCTACCGTGGCGCGATCCTCACCCTGGCCATCGGGCTGGTGATCTTCACCGTGGTCGGTGCCGGTTACTTCATTCACTGGCTGTTGCCGTCCATTCCCTTGCCGGTGGCGTTCGCGCTGGCTGCGGTGCTGTCGCCGACTGACGCCGTAGCGGTTTCGGCCATCGCTCAGGACCGCCTGCCCGCACCGATCATGCGCATGCTGCAGGGCGAGGCGCTGATGAATGACGCGACCGGCCTCGTCACCTTCAAATTTGCGCTGGCGGCCGCCATTACCGGCGTGTTTTCCCTGACGGATGCGAGCCTGAATTTCGTTCTGGTGGCGTGCGGCGGTCTGGCTGTGGGCGTCGCGCTCAGTTGGGTGGTGGGGCGCATGCGCAGCTGGATGATCACCCGGGGCTGGGACGATCCGGCGACCCACGTGGTGTTCATGTTGCTGCTGCCATTCGCGGCCTATGTGCTGGCTGAACGTCTTGAACTGTCCGGCATTCTGTCGGCGGTGGCCGCCGGGATGATGCAGAGTTGGGTCGATTTGCTGCCACGCCAGACCAGCACACGGTTGCTCAATCGCAGCGTGTGGACGCTCCTCGAATTTGCCTTTAACGGTTTGATCTTTTTACTGTTAGGCCTGCAGCTGCCGGACATCATCACCGCCGTCACTCAACATCAAGCCACGCTGTGGCCGACCCTGTTGTGGCGCTGCCTTGATGTGCTGGCGATCTTCATCGTGCTGGCTGTGCTGCGTTACATCTGGGTGCGGAGTGTCTGGCGTCTGATGATCCAGATTCGCCGCTGGCGGGGCAGAGGTGATGGCACGCTCGACCTGTCCACCCGCGCCTCGTTGCTGTTGACCGTGGGCGGGGTTCGGGGAGCGGTAACGCTGGCAGGTACGTTATCGGTACCGATGCTCATCAGTGCCGGGATGGCATTTCCCGAACGCGATTTACTGATTTTCATCGCGGCCGGGGTCATCCTGCTGTCGCTGGTATCGGCCAGCATTGGTCTGCCGCTGCTGCTGCGTGGAATGGCCAGCGAGCCGGACTTGCGCCTCAATCGCGAAGTACGTGATGCCTGGAAGCGGACCGCGCAGGCGGCGATTCAGACGCTGGAAAACGAGGCGATCCCGGCCGCGACGGATTCGGCCGATGCGGCGCAGGCGGTACTCGCCATGGAAGTGAAGGCGCGGATCATGTCCGAATACCGTCACCGTCTGGAGATTTTCAACGACACCGCCGAAGCGCAGGCGCTGGCGTTTCAGATGGACCTGCTGGAAAAGCGCATGCGCTTGAATGCGCTACGAGCGCAGCGTCTGGAACTCTACAGGCTGCATCGCCATCACCAGATTGGCGACGACGTCCTGCGCAGGGTTTTAGCCGAACTTGATCTCAACGAGGCCAATCTAGGCGTGGCCCATTAA
- a CDS encoding SufE family protein, with protein sequence MTLPSDAQTALETFNASLSWEQRARLLMQWGERLPAMRDEEKTDAHRVDGCESKVWLAGELSDGHWQFRAASDARLIRGLVALLLARVNGLPAHALQEVDLTDWFTQLGLSRQLSPSRSNGLNAVLQKMRHMAG encoded by the coding sequence ATGACGTTGCCGAGCGACGCGCAAACCGCGCTGGAGACCTTCAACGCGTCGCTGAGCTGGGAGCAAAGAGCGCGCTTGCTGATGCAATGGGGCGAGCGTCTACCGGCCATGCGCGACGAAGAGAAAACCGACGCGCATCGGGTGGACGGTTGCGAGAGTAAAGTCTGGCTGGCCGGCGAGCTGAGTGACGGCCACTGGCAGTTCCGGGCCGCCAGCGACGCACGCTTGATCCGCGGTCTGGTGGCGCTGCTGCTGGCGCGCGTCAACGGCCTGCCTGCGCATGCGTTGCAGGAAGTAGACCTGACTGACTGGTTTACCCAGCTGGGATTGAGTCGCCAGCTGTCGCCCTCTCGCAGCAACGGGCTGAACGCAGTGCTGCAGAAAATGCGGCACATGGCAGGGTAG
- the dapC gene encoding succinyldiaminopimelate transaminase: protein MNNALQQLQPYPFEKLRALLGAVTPNPDKRPIALSIGEPKHKSPEFVAKALADNLDQMAVYPTTAGIPALRETIAQWCERRFNVPAGWLDATRHVLPVNGTREALFAFTQTVVNRSDNGLVVSPNPFYQIYEGAAFLAGATPHYLPCLAEYGFNPDFDAVSADVWDRCQILFLCSPGNPTGALIPLETLKKLIALADKHDFVIAADECYSELYFDEATPPAGLLTACAELGREDFKRCVVFHSLSKRSNLPGLRSGFVAGDADILKAFLLYRTYHGCAMPVQTQLASIAAWSDEEHVRANRTLYREKFDAVLEILSPVMDVQRPDGGFYLWPSVGSDDAAFCRDLYVTEHVTVVPGSYLSREVDGFNPGAGRVRMALVAPLAECIEAAQRIRDFIKRR, encoded by the coding sequence ATGAATAACGCTCTGCAGCAGCTTCAGCCCTACCCTTTCGAGAAACTCCGCGCACTGCTCGGTGCCGTCACGCCCAATCCGGACAAGCGTCCCATCGCCCTGTCGATTGGCGAACCCAAGCATAAATCGCCGGAGTTTGTGGCCAAGGCGCTGGCCGATAATCTGGATCAAATGGCGGTCTACCCAACGACAGCGGGTATCCCCGCGCTGCGTGAAACCATCGCCCAGTGGTGCGAACGTCGCTTCAACGTGCCTGCCGGCTGGCTGGATGCAACCCGTCACGTGCTGCCGGTCAACGGCACCCGCGAGGCGCTGTTTGCGTTCACCCAGACCGTCGTTAACCGTAGCGACAATGGCCTGGTGGTCAGCCCCAACCCGTTTTATCAGATCTATGAAGGCGCGGCGTTTCTGGCGGGTGCCACCCCACACTATCTGCCGTGCCTCGCCGAGTACGGTTTCAACCCGGATTTCGATGCCGTCAGCGCCGATGTCTGGGACCGTTGTCAGATCCTGTTCCTGTGCTCGCCGGGCAACCCGACCGGTGCGCTGATCCCGCTGGAAACCTTGAAGAAGCTCATTGCTCTGGCCGACAAGCACGACTTCGTGATCGCCGCCGACGAGTGTTACAGCGAACTGTATTTTGACGAAGCAACGCCGCCGGCAGGTTTGCTCACCGCATGCGCCGAGCTGGGGCGGGAGGATTTCAAGCGCTGCGTGGTGTTCCACAGCCTGTCCAAGCGCTCGAATCTGCCGGGGCTGCGTTCCGGTTTCGTGGCGGGCGACGCCGATATCCTCAAGGCGTTTTTGCTCTATCGCACCTACCATGGCTGCGCAATGCCGGTGCAGACGCAACTGGCGAGCATTGCCGCCTGGAGCGATGAAGAACACGTGCGCGCGAATCGTACGCTGTACCGTGAGAAGTTCGACGCCGTGCTGGAGATTCTGAGCCCGGTCATGGACGTGCAACGTCCGGACGGCGGGTTCTACCTATGGCCCAGCGTCGGCTCTGACGACGCTGCCTTCTGCCGGGATCTCTATGTCACTGAACACGTGACGGTCGTGCCCGGTTCATATCTGTCCCGCGAGGTGGACGGCTTCAACCCCGGCGCGGGGCGCGTACGCATGGCACTGGTTGCACCGCTGGCAGAATGCATCGAGGCGGCGCAGCGGATTCGGGACTTCATCAAGAGACGCTAA
- the map gene encoding type I methionyl aminopeptidase, whose product MTVTLKTPEDIEKMRIAGRLAAEVLEMIGAHVKPGVTTDELDRLCHDYIVNEQKAIPAPLNYKGFPKSICTSINHVVCHGIPNEKPLKEGDVLNIDVTVIKDGYHGDTSKMFHVGKVPEWAERLSRVTQECLYKGIEVVKPGARLGDIGEVIQKHAEKSGFSVVREYCGHGIGKVFHEEPQILHYGKAGDGMELKEGMTFTIEPMINQGKADTRLLGDGWTAITKDRKLSAQWEHTILVTATGYEIFTLRSDDTIARTSA is encoded by the coding sequence ATGACCGTGACACTGAAAACCCCTGAAGACATCGAAAAGATGCGAATCGCCGGCCGCCTGGCTGCCGAGGTGCTGGAAATGATCGGCGCCCACGTAAAGCCCGGTGTGACGACTGACGAGCTGGACCGCCTCTGCCACGACTACATCGTCAACGAGCAAAAAGCCATTCCCGCACCGCTCAATTACAAGGGTTTCCCGAAATCCATCTGCACCTCGATCAATCACGTCGTCTGCCACGGCATTCCCAACGAGAAGCCGCTGAAAGAAGGCGACGTGCTGAACATAGACGTGACGGTCATCAAAGATGGCTACCACGGCGACACCAGCAAAATGTTTCATGTCGGCAAAGTGCCTGAATGGGCCGAGCGCCTGTCGCGCGTCACGCAGGAATGCCTTTATAAAGGCATTGAGGTGGTCAAACCCGGCGCACGCCTTGGCGACATCGGCGAAGTGATCCAGAAGCACGCCGAAAAAAGCGGTTTCTCTGTGGTGCGCGAATACTGTGGCCACGGCATCGGCAAGGTTTTCCATGAAGAGCCGCAGATTCTGCATTACGGCAAGGCGGGCGACGGCATGGAGCTCAAAGAAGGCATGACCTTCACCATCGAGCCGATGATCAACCAGGGTAAAGCGGACACGCGTTTGCTGGGCGACGGCTGGACAGCCATCACCAAGGACCGCAAGCTCTCGGCGCAATGGGAGCACACCATTCTGGTGACTGCGACCGGCTATGAGATCTTCACCCTGCGCAGCGATGACACCATCGCCCGCACTTCGGCCTGA
- a CDS encoding aminotransferase class V-fold PLP-dependent enzyme has protein sequence MPLISPWRADFPAIAALQRQGQTYLDSAATAQKPQALIDAMVGYYAHGAANVHRAQHQPGAMATQAFEGTRGKVARWLNAGSAGQIVFTHGATSAFNLLAYGLEHLFEAGDEIVVSALEHHANLLPWQQLALRRGLKLVVLPLTDSGVIDIDVAAGLITSRTRLLAVSQLSNVLGTWQPIEPLVALARANGALSVIDGAQGVVHGRHDVQQIGCDFYAFSGHKLYGPDGVGVLFGRNEALAQLKHWQFGGEMVLHTGYQTATFRPAPLGFEAGTPAIGAVIGLGATLDYLNALTPSAVEAFEAHLHERLRAGLMRRDGVRLLGDPQVALASFVVEGVHNADLAHLLTEQGIAVRAGHHCAIPLISGLELSGAIRVSLALYNDSDDLERFFIALDQALELLR, from the coding sequence ATGCCCCTCATTTCCCCCTGGCGCGCTGATTTTCCGGCTATCGCTGCCCTGCAGCGTCAAGGCCAGACTTATCTCGACAGCGCTGCTACCGCACAAAAACCCCAAGCCCTCATTGATGCCATGGTGGGTTACTACGCCCACGGTGCCGCGAATGTGCACCGCGCTCAGCACCAGCCCGGGGCGATGGCAACGCAGGCTTTCGAGGGCACTCGGGGCAAGGTGGCCAGATGGCTGAATGCCGGATCGGCGGGTCAGATCGTATTCACCCACGGCGCGACCTCCGCGTTCAACCTTCTGGCGTATGGGCTGGAGCATCTTTTCGAAGCGGGCGATGAAATCGTCGTCAGCGCTCTGGAGCATCACGCCAACCTGTTGCCGTGGCAGCAGCTGGCGTTGCGTCGCGGCCTCAAGCTGGTGGTGCTGCCCCTCACAGACAGCGGAGTGATCGACATTGATGTCGCTGCCGGGCTGATTACCTCACGGACCCGCTTGCTGGCAGTGAGCCAATTGTCCAACGTGCTCGGCACCTGGCAGCCGATCGAACCCCTCGTGGCGCTGGCCAGGGCCAACGGCGCGTTGAGTGTGATCGACGGTGCGCAAGGTGTCGTCCATGGACGGCACGACGTTCAGCAGATCGGTTGCGACTTCTATGCGTTTTCAGGTCACAAGCTCTACGGCCCGGACGGCGTCGGCGTGCTGTTTGGCCGCAACGAAGCGCTGGCGCAACTGAAGCATTGGCAGTTCGGCGGCGAGATGGTCCTGCACACCGGCTACCAGACGGCGACGTTTCGCCCTGCACCGTTGGGCTTTGAAGCCGGTACGCCGGCCATCGGCGCGGTCATTGGTCTGGGCGCGACGCTGGATTACCTCAACGCCCTCACCCCCTCAGCCGTCGAGGCGTTTGAAGCGCACCTGCATGAGCGGCTTCGCGCCGGGTTGATGCGCCGCGATGGCGTGCGGTTGCTGGGTGATCCTCAAGTGGCACTGGCAAGCTTCGTCGTCGAGGGCGTGCACAACGCCGACCTTGCGCACCTGCTGACCGAGCAAGGCATCGCCGTGCGCGCCGGGCACCACTGCGCCATTCCGCTGATCAGCGGGCTGGAACTGTCCGGGGCGATTCGCGTTTCACTGGCGCTGTACAACGATTCCGACGACCTGGAGCGATTTTTCATCGCACTGGATCAAGCGCTGGAGCTTTTGCGATGA
- the dapD gene encoding 2,3,4,5-tetrahydropyridine-2,6-dicarboxylate N-succinyltransferase — translation MSTSLFSLAFGVGTQNRQGTWLEVFYALPLLNPSAEIVAAVAPILGYTGGNQTITFNTDLSSRLANALKGIDDTQAALLTRLAESHKPLVATLLAEDAALTSTPEAYLKLHLLSHRLVKPHGLSLAGVFPLLPNVAWTSQGAIDLAELAERQLEARLKGHLLEVFSVDKFPKMTDYVVPAGVRIADTARVRLGAYIGEGTTVMHEGFVNFNGGTEGPGMIEGRVSAGVFVGKGSDLGGGCSTMGTLSGGGNIVIKVGEGCLIGANAGIGIPLGDRNTVEAGLYITAGTKVALLDEKNELVKVLKARDLAGQPDLLFRRNSQTGAVECKSHKSAIELNEALHAHN, via the coding sequence ATGTCCACTTCTCTGTTCAGCCTGGCCTTTGGCGTTGGCACACAAAACCGCCAAGGCACCTGGCTGGAAGTTTTCTACGCCCTGCCGCTGCTTAACCCGTCGGCTGAAATCGTCGCCGCCGTTGCGCCGATTCTGGGTTACACCGGTGGCAACCAGACCATCACTTTCAATACCGATCTGTCCTCGCGTCTGGCCAATGCCCTCAAAGGTATCGACGATACCCAGGCCGCCTTGCTGACCCGGCTGGCCGAGAGCCACAAGCCGCTGGTTGCCACGCTGCTGGCGGAAGACGCCGCGTTGACGTCCACTCCCGAGGCCTACCTCAAGCTGCATCTGCTGTCGCATCGACTGGTCAAGCCCCACGGTCTGAGCCTGGCGGGCGTGTTCCCGCTGTTGCCGAACGTCGCCTGGACCAGCCAGGGCGCCATCGATCTGGCTGAACTGGCCGAGCGCCAGCTGGAAGCCCGCCTCAAAGGGCATTTGCTGGAAGTATTCTCGGTAGACAAATTCCCGAAGATGACCGACTACGTGGTGCCGGCCGGCGTGCGCATTGCCGATACCGCGCGCGTGCGTCTGGGTGCCTACATCGGCGAAGGCACCACCGTCATGCACGAGGGTTTCGTCAATTTCAACGGCGGCACTGAAGGCCCGGGGATGATCGAAGGCCGTGTTTCTGCGGGCGTTTTCGTCGGCAAGGGTTCTGACCTGGGCGGCGGCTGCTCGACCATGGGCACCCTGTCGGGTGGCGGCAACATCGTGATCAAGGTCGGTGAAGGCTGCCTGATCGGCGCGAACGCCGGTATCGGTATTCCGTTGGGCGATCGCAACACCGTGGAGGCCGGGCTGTACATCACGGCTGGCACCAAAGTTGCGCTGCTCGATGAAAAGAACGAGCTGGTCAAAGTGCTCAAGGCGCGTGACCTGGCCGGGCAACCGGACCTGCTGTTCCGTCGCAACTCGCAAACCGGCGCGGTGGAATGCAAATCCCACAAGTCGGCCATCGAGCTGAACGAAGCGCTGCACGCTCACAACTGA
- the rpsB gene encoding 30S ribosomal protein S2 encodes MSQVNMRDMLKAGVHFGHQTRYWNPKMGKYIFGARNKIHIINLEKTLPMFNEALTFVERLAQGKNKILFVGTKRSAGKIVAEEAARCGSPYVDHRWLGGMLTNFKTIRASIKRLRDLEIQAEDGTFTKLTKKEALMRTRDLEKLDRSLGGIKDMGGLPDALFVIDVDHERIAITEANKLGIPVIGVVDTNSSPEGVDYIIPGNDDAIRAIQLYMGSMADAVIRGRNNNAGGTDVYAEEAPAATVEG; translated from the coding sequence ATGTCCCAAGTCAACATGCGCGATATGCTGAAGGCCGGTGTGCACTTCGGTCACCAGACCCGTTACTGGAACCCGAAAATGGGTAAATACATTTTCGGCGCGCGTAACAAGATCCACATTATCAACCTTGAAAAAACCCTGCCTATGTTCAACGAAGCACTGACTTTCGTTGAGCGCCTGGCTCAGGGCAAAAACAAGATCCTGTTCGTCGGCACCAAGCGTTCCGCTGGCAAGATCGTTGCTGAAGAAGCAGCACGTTGCGGTTCGCCGTACGTCGATCACCGCTGGTTGGGCGGCATGCTGACCAACTTCAAGACCATCCGCGCTTCCATCAAGCGTCTGCGTGATCTTGAAATCCAGGCAGAAGACGGCACGTTCACCAAGCTGACCAAGAAAGAGGCGCTGATGCGCACTCGCGATCTGGAAAAGCTGGATCGCAGCCTGGGTGGTATCAAGGACATGGGCGGTCTGCCAGACGCTCTGTTCGTTATCGACGTTGATCACGAGCGCATCGCGATCACCGAAGCCAACAAGCTGGGTATCCCGGTCATCGGCGTTGTCGACACCAACAGCAGCCCTGAAGGCGTTGACTACATCATCCCGGGCAACGATGACGCAATCCGCGCCATCCAGCTGTACATGGGTTCGATGGCTGACGCTGTGATCCGTGGTCGCAACAACAATGCTGGCGGCACCGACGTTTACGCTGAAGAAGCTCCAGCGGCAACTGTTGAAGGCTGA
- a CDS encoding [protein-PII] uridylyltransferase — translation MPQVDPDLFDRGQFQAELALKASPIPAFKKAIRQAREVLDGRFKSGREIRRLIEDRAWFVDNILQQAWDQFDWSEDADIALLAVGGYGRGELHPYSDIDLLILLDSADHEVFRDSIERFLTLLWDIGLEVGQSVRSVDECVTEARADLTVITNLMESRTIAGPERLRQRMLAVTSTREMWPSKEFFLAKRAEQKNRHHKYFDTEYNLEPNVKGSPGGLRDIQTILWVARRQYGTLNLHALADEGFLLESENALLASSQEFLWKVRYALHMLARRSEDRLLFDYQTGIARLLGYEDSDAKLAIERFMQKYYRVVMSIAQLSDLIIQHFEEVILADDEGTVTETINSRFQLHDGYIEATHPNVFIRTPFAMLEIFVLMAQRPEIKGVRADTIRLLREHRYLINDEFRNDIRNTSLFIELFKCEIGIHRNLRRMNRYGILGLYLPEFGHIVGQMQHDLFHIYTVDAHTLNLIKHLRKLQYTQVSEKFPLASKLMARLPKPELIYLAGLYHDIGKGRGGDHSELGAVDAEAFGVRHRLPQWDTQLIVWLVQNHLVMSTTAQRKDLSDPQVIHDFAQFVGDEVHLDYLYVLTIADINATNPTLWNSWRASLLRQLYTETKRALKRGLENPVDREEQIRRTQSAALDILVRSGTDPDDVEQLWSQLGDDYFLRHTAGDVAWHSDAILQQPADGGPLVLIKETTQREFEGGTQIFIYAPDQHDFFAVTVAAMDQLNLNIHDARVITSTSQFTLDTYIVLDSEGGSIGENPERIKAIREGLAEALRNPDDYPTIIKRRVPRQLKHFAFAPVVTISNDAQRPVTVLELSAPDRPGLLARLGKIFLEFDLSLQNAKIATLGERVEDVFFLTDENHQPLSDPQLCKRLQDEIIEQLSVNPEPGSELRISI, via the coding sequence ATGCCGCAGGTGGACCCGGATTTGTTTGATCGCGGCCAGTTTCAGGCCGAGCTGGCACTGAAGGCCAGCCCAATACCCGCCTTCAAAAAAGCCATCCGTCAGGCGCGTGAGGTGCTGGACGGTCGCTTCAAGTCTGGCCGCGAGATCCGCAGGCTGATCGAGGACCGGGCCTGGTTCGTCGATAACATCCTGCAACAGGCCTGGGATCAGTTCGACTGGAGCGAAGACGCCGACATTGCTCTATTGGCAGTGGGCGGTTACGGCCGAGGCGAACTGCACCCCTACTCCGACATCGACCTGCTGATCCTGCTGGACAGCGCCGATCATGAAGTTTTCCGCGATTCCATCGAGCGTTTTCTGACGCTGCTGTGGGATATCGGCCTGGAGGTCGGTCAAAGCGTCCGCTCGGTGGACGAGTGCGTCACCGAGGCGCGGGCCGATCTGACGGTCATTACCAACCTGATGGAAAGCCGCACGATTGCAGGCCCGGAACGACTCCGTCAGCGCATGCTTGCCGTGACCAGCACCCGCGAGATGTGGCCGAGCAAAGAGTTCTTCCTGGCCAAACGCGCCGAGCAGAAGAACCGCCATCACAAGTATTTCGACACCGAATACAACCTTGAGCCCAACGTTAAAGGCTCGCCGGGTGGCCTGCGCGACATCCAGACCATTCTCTGGGTCGCGCGTCGCCAGTACGGAACGCTGAACCTGCACGCACTGGCCGATGAAGGCTTTCTGCTGGAGAGTGAAAACGCGTTGCTGGCGTCATCCCAAGAGTTTCTCTGGAAGGTTCGCTATGCCCTGCACATGCTGGCAAGGCGCTCGGAAGACCGTCTTTTGTTCGACTACCAGACCGGCATCGCGCGCTTGCTGGGTTACGAAGACAGCGATGCCAAGCTGGCCATTGAACGCTTCATGCAGAAGTACTACCGGGTGGTCATGAGCATCGCGCAGCTTAGCGATCTGATCATTCAGCACTTCGAAGAAGTGATTCTGGCGGACGATGAAGGCACGGTGACCGAGACGATCAACTCGCGTTTCCAGCTGCATGACGGCTACATCGAGGCAACCCATCCGAACGTTTTCATTCGCACGCCATTTGCGATGCTCGAGATTTTCGTGCTGATGGCTCAGCGCCCGGAAATAAAAGGCGTGCGGGCTGACACCATTCGCTTGCTGCGCGAGCACCGCTACCTGATCAATGACGAATTCCGCAACGATATCCGCAACACCAGTCTGTTCATCGAGCTGTTCAAGTGCGAGATCGGCATTCATCGCAATCTGCGGCGGATGAACCGGTACGGCATCCTGGGTCTTTACCTGCCGGAGTTCGGCCACATCGTCGGGCAGATGCAACACGACCTGTTCCACATCTATACCGTTGATGCCCACACGCTGAACCTGATCAAGCACCTGCGTAAGCTTCAGTACACGCAAGTCTCCGAAAAATTCCCGCTGGCCAGCAAGCTCATGGCCCGCCTGCCAAAGCCCGAGCTGATCTATCTGGCCGGTTTGTATCACGACATCGGCAAGGGTCGCGGCGGCGATCATTCGGAACTCGGCGCGGTTGATGCCGAGGCGTTTGGCGTTCGCCATCGTTTGCCGCAGTGGGACACCCAGTTGATCGTCTGGCTGGTGCAAAACCACCTCGTCATGTCGACCACTGCCCAGCGCAAAGACTTGTCCGACCCGCAGGTGATTCACGACTTCGCCCAGTTTGTGGGCGATGAAGTGCACCTGGACTACCTGTATGTGCTGACCATCGCCGACATTAACGCGACCAATCCGACGTTGTGGAACTCCTGGCGGGCAAGCCTGCTGCGTCAGCTGTACACCGAGACCAAGCGCGCACTCAAGCGCGGGCTCGAGAACCCTGTCGACCGCGAAGAGCAGATTCGTCGGACGCAGAGCGCTGCGCTGGATATTCTGGTGCGCAGCGGCACCGATCCGGATGATGTAGAGCAACTGTGGTCGCAGTTGGGCGATGACTATTTTCTGCGCCATACCGCTGGCGATGTCGCCTGGCACAGTGATGCGATCTTGCAGCAGCCAGCCGATGGCGGGCCGCTGGTCCTGATCAAGGAAACCACCCAGCGCGAATTCGAGGGCGGCACGCAGATCTTCATCTATGCGCCGGATCAGCATGACTTCTTCGCCGTGACGGTGGCGGCGATGGACCAGTTGAACCTGAACATCCACGACGCCCGGGTCATCACCTCTACCAGCCAGTTCACACTTGACACCTACATCGTGCTGGACAGTGAAGGCGGATCGATTGGCGAAAATCCGGAGCGTATCAAGGCGATTCGTGAGGGCCTCGCCGAGGCACTGCGCAACCCTGATGACTACCCGACCATCATCAAACGCCGCGTTCCGCGCCAGCTCAAGCACTTTGCCTTTGCGCCGGTGGTGACGATTTCCAATGACGCGCAGCGTCCTGTCACGGTGCTTGAACTCAGTGCTCCGGACCGTCCGGGGCTGCTGGCGAGGCTGGGCAAGATTTTCCTGGAGTTCGATCTGTCCTTGCAGAACGCCAAGATCGCAACGCTGGGCGAGCGCGTGGAGGACGTGTTCTTCCTGACCGACGAGAATCACCAGCCGCTGTCCGATCCGCAGCTGTGCAAACGGCTGCAGGACGAGATCATTGAGCAGCTCAGCGTCAACCCGGAGCCCGGAAGCGAACTGCGCATCAGCATTTGA